One Bradyrhizobium zhanjiangense DNA segment encodes these proteins:
- a CDS encoding DUF927 domain-containing protein — MPVLKKTALIEDLSDNQFVQRYSFTREDGAEGSIELRPAEADKWTTFRDQLRNRNAHPSLLIKPTIEAAAASEPEKRSAYAATTGWRPGYKTFVLADRAIGANTKNICGLPPDAYRPQPRGTSKAWLRSVGMLARKSSGMMLTTCCSFAAPLLRIANEQSFGFCLAGKTGGGKTTATLVGSSVGGAGQIDQLLTWNATLAGLEPALRSYNDCLMVVDDLNKMPVASEKEKYHSTNNFAHNLGTGSTKLRSPAFDDGSDNGEQYRVISLTSAETTIAELAAKCGEQRGGDARRLIDVPIYLDGLDHIFDRVPNAGQLSQSELQQLFSAVHTACAQEHGEIFAQYVRFLIRSRSELPDKIVKHMKRFRANATGGTDGIVYADIIRKFGLVYAGGSLAIEGVGLPWKRAELLYAVAKCCDVALDTLSTEQRTLEAGWKLLKARLMSLPRASTVERSEYSSIDGYVEQKPDRYRCVIKNDKFNRMFSNPLQRKMVMDKLARLGWITLSRSQENQGQFIWPDGVRRRSLEINWRRRTS, encoded by the coding sequence ATGCCCGTTTTGAAAAAGACTGCACTTATCGAGGACCTATCAGACAATCAGTTCGTTCAACGCTATTCTTTCACGCGCGAAGATGGCGCCGAGGGTTCAATTGAACTGAGGCCTGCGGAAGCAGACAAGTGGACCACCTTCCGCGATCAACTTCGGAACAGGAACGCTCATCCCTCTTTGCTCATCAAGCCTACGATCGAGGCTGCGGCGGCATCGGAACCAGAAAAGCGATCCGCATACGCCGCCACTACCGGTTGGCGCCCCGGCTATAAGACGTTTGTGCTGGCAGATCGGGCCATTGGCGCCAACACGAAGAACATCTGCGGCTTGCCGCCTGATGCGTATCGGCCGCAACCGCGAGGTACATCCAAGGCTTGGCTCAGGTCGGTCGGAATGCTCGCCAGGAAGTCGTCGGGCATGATGCTGACCACGTGCTGCTCATTTGCGGCGCCCCTCTTGCGCATCGCTAACGAGCAGTCGTTCGGATTTTGTCTCGCAGGGAAAACCGGAGGTGGAAAGACGACAGCTACCTTAGTCGGCTCGTCAGTTGGTGGGGCCGGACAGATCGACCAGTTACTCACTTGGAACGCAACATTGGCTGGCCTTGAGCCAGCCCTGCGCTCATATAATGACTGCCTGATGGTCGTCGACGATCTAAACAAGATGCCAGTCGCATCTGAGAAGGAAAAGTATCACAGTACAAACAATTTCGCCCACAATCTTGGCACAGGCTCGACCAAGCTACGCAGCCCCGCGTTCGACGACGGTTCGGACAATGGCGAGCAATACCGGGTGATTTCGCTCACATCAGCGGAGACTACAATAGCGGAGCTTGCGGCCAAGTGCGGCGAGCAAAGAGGCGGTGATGCTCGCCGCCTAATCGACGTGCCCATTTATTTGGACGGTCTCGATCACATATTTGATCGAGTGCCAAACGCTGGTCAGCTCAGCCAATCAGAATTGCAGCAACTGTTTTCGGCGGTTCACACCGCGTGCGCCCAAGAGCACGGCGAAATCTTCGCACAGTATGTTAGGTTTCTGATCAGGTCTCGGTCAGAGCTCCCGGATAAGATAGTCAAGCACATGAAGCGGTTTAGGGCGAATGCTACCGGCGGGACAGATGGCATCGTGTACGCCGACATCATACGAAAGTTCGGTCTGGTTTACGCGGGCGGCTCACTTGCTATCGAAGGCGTTGGCCTTCCCTGGAAAAGGGCAGAACTCTTGTACGCAGTCGCAAAATGCTGCGACGTGGCTCTCGATACGCTTTCAACTGAACAGCGAACCCTTGAGGCCGGCTGGAAATTGCTCAAGGCCCGGCTGATGAGCTTACCAAGGGCTTCGACGGTCGAGCGGAGTGAGTATTCTTCGATTGATGGGTACGTTGAGCAAAAGCCAGATCGGTACCGCTGCGTGATCAAGAACGACAAGTTCAACCGTATGTTCAGCAACCCTTTGCAGCGCAAGATGGTGATGGATAAGTTGGCGCGGCTCGGCTGGATCACTCTCTCGAGGTCGCAAGAGAACCAAGGTCAATTCATTTGGCCAGATGGCGTCCGCAGGCGATCTTTAGAAATTAACTGGCGGCGCCGAACTTCGTGA
- a CDS encoding excisionase, with protein MESNLENVAPHAPLRLSIAAKLAFPDGSMTESGLRREAKRGRLQVERISGKDYTTLEAINEMRKLCRVQARELGSTNVSPDIETVRSSTKPSGSSKTAIAISPQDALRARLKKSRQQKQSKR; from the coding sequence ATGGAATCGAATCTTGAGAACGTAGCACCTCACGCCCCTCTCCGACTTTCAATTGCAGCAAAGTTAGCCTTTCCCGACGGATCAATGACCGAATCGGGCCTGCGGCGCGAGGCTAAGCGCGGTCGGCTGCAAGTGGAGCGTATTTCGGGCAAAGACTACACCACCCTGGAAGCCATTAATGAAATGAGGAAACTATGCCGCGTCCAAGCAAGGGAGCTCGGCTCTACAAACGTAAGCCCAGATATAGAGACGGTAAGGTCGTCCACCAAGCCGTCTGGATCATCAAAGACGGCGATCGCCATATCGCCACAGGATGCGTTGCGAGCACGTCTGAAAAAAAGCCGCCAGCAAAAGCAGAGCAAGCGCTAG
- a CDS encoding L-threonylcarbamoyladenylate synthase, with amino-acid sequence MKTGLETLILPAGEAAAAAAARALAAGGLVAFPTETVYGLGADAANAAAIAHLYAAKGRPAFNPLIAHVADVAAARQIGRFDARALKLAEAFWPGPLTLVVPKTDDCPVADLATAGLDTVAIRIPAHPVAQAILRAFGGAVVAPSANISGHVSPTLAAHVESDLAGRIDLIVDGGSVEVGVESTIVGCFETLMLLRPGGLSRERIEAVLGAPLARPPAEAESEDSQPLAPGMLASHYAPRAAVRLNAHEVAPGEALLAFGPARLSGVDAAAAVMNLSPAGDLDEAAANLFGYLRALDARGPRAIAVMAIPEEGLGEAINDRLRRAAVAR; translated from the coding sequence GTGAAAACGGGTCTTGAAACGCTGATTTTACCGGCCGGAGAGGCTGCCGCCGCGGCCGCGGCCCGGGCGCTCGCGGCCGGTGGGCTGGTCGCGTTTCCGACCGAGACGGTCTATGGGCTCGGGGCGGATGCCGCCAATGCCGCCGCGATCGCCCATCTCTACGCCGCCAAGGGGCGGCCCGCGTTCAATCCGCTGATCGCCCATGTCGCGGACGTTGCCGCCGCGCGGCAGATCGGCCGGTTCGATGCACGCGCCCTGAAGCTCGCGGAGGCGTTCTGGCCGGGGCCGCTGACGCTGGTGGTGCCGAAGACGGACGACTGCCCGGTGGCCGATCTCGCCACCGCCGGCCTCGACACGGTCGCGATCCGCATCCCCGCCCATCCGGTGGCGCAGGCGATCCTGCGCGCTTTTGGCGGGGCGGTGGTGGCGCCGTCCGCAAACATCTCCGGCCATGTCTCGCCGACGTTGGCCGCCCATGTCGAAAGCGACCTTGCGGGGCGGATCGATCTGATCGTTGACGGCGGCTCCGTCGAGGTCGGCGTCGAATCGACAATTGTCGGCTGCTTCGAGACCTTGATGCTGCTCCGCCCTGGCGGGCTGTCGCGTGAGCGAATCGAGGCCGTGCTCGGCGCGCCCTTGGCGCGGCCGCCCGCGGAGGCCGAGAGCGAGGACAGCCAGCCGCTGGCGCCGGGCATGCTGGCCTCGCACTATGCGCCGCGCGCGGCCGTACGGCTCAATGCGCACGAGGTGGCACCGGGCGAAGCGCTGCTGGCATTCGGCCCGGCGCGCCTTTCCGGCGTTGATGCCGCCGCCGCTGTCATGAATTTGTCGCCCGCCGGTGATCTCGATGAAGCCGCTGCCAATCTGTTCGGCTATCTTCGCGCCCTCGATGCCAGAGGGCCACGTGCGATCGCCGTGATGGCGATCCCCGAAGAAGGACTCGGCGAAGCGATCAACGACCGGCTGCGCCGGGCTGCGGTTGCGCGATAA
- a CDS encoding FAD-binding oxidoreductase, with protein MNVNQSATPPLAPELIEQFRKIVGERHAITDAADIEAYVTEERNLFHGRSPLVLRPGSTAEVSEICKLASAHRIALVPQGGNTGLVGGQTPHNGEVVVSLRRLDKIREVDTASNTMTCEAGVVLQIAQQKASDVDRLFPLSLGAEGSCTIGGNLSTNAGGTAALAYGVAREMALGLEVVLADGRVLNVLSKLKKDNTGYNLHNLFIGAEGTLGIITAATLKLFPKPRAVETAFVGLKSPAAALKLLTIAQSEAANVLTSFELLSQMAVDFSIRHGIDVRDPLAEKHPWYVLMELSSPSEDARTPLETILTRAMEEEIVDDAVIAANLTQRAGFWKLRDEMSAAQKPEGGSIKHDISVPVAAVPAFIAEADAAVVKLIPGARPVPFGHLGDGNLHYNVSQPVGVNSADFLARWHEMNAVVFEIVLRMGGSISAEHGIGVLKRDELPEVKDKTAIELMRSIKAMLDPLGIMNPGKVL; from the coding sequence ATGAACGTCAATCAATCCGCCACCCCGCCGCTTGCGCCCGAGTTGATCGAACAATTTCGCAAGATCGTCGGCGAGCGCCACGCGATCACCGATGCCGCAGACATCGAGGCTTACGTCACCGAGGAGCGCAATCTGTTTCACGGCCGCTCGCCGCTGGTGCTGCGTCCGGGCTCGACGGCTGAAGTCTCGGAGATCTGCAAGCTCGCCTCCGCGCACAGGATCGCGCTGGTGCCGCAGGGCGGCAATACCGGCCTCGTCGGCGGGCAGACGCCGCACAATGGCGAAGTCGTGGTGTCGTTGCGCCGGCTCGACAAGATCCGCGAGGTCGACACCGCCTCCAACACCATGACCTGCGAGGCCGGCGTCGTGCTGCAAATCGCGCAGCAGAAGGCGTCCGACGTAGACCGGCTGTTCCCGCTCTCGCTCGGCGCGGAAGGCAGCTGCACCATCGGCGGCAATCTCTCGACCAATGCCGGCGGCACCGCCGCGCTCGCCTATGGCGTCGCGCGCGAGATGGCGCTGGGGTTGGAGGTGGTACTGGCCGACGGGCGCGTGCTGAACGTGCTGTCGAAGCTGAAGAAGGACAACACCGGCTACAACCTGCACAACCTCTTCATCGGCGCGGAAGGCACGCTCGGCATCATCACGGCGGCGACTTTGAAACTGTTTCCGAAGCCGCGGGCGGTCGAAACGGCCTTCGTCGGGCTGAAGTCGCCGGCGGCGGCGCTCAAACTGCTCACGATCGCGCAGAGCGAGGCCGCCAATGTGCTGACGAGTTTCGAGCTGTTGTCGCAGATGGCGGTCGATTTCTCGATCCGCCACGGCATCGACGTGCGCGATCCGCTCGCAGAAAAGCATCCCTGGTACGTGCTGATGGAATTGTCCTCTCCGAGCGAGGATGCGCGCACGCCGCTGGAGACGATCCTGACCCGCGCCATGGAAGAGGAGATCGTCGACGATGCCGTGATCGCGGCCAACCTCACCCAGCGCGCCGGCTTCTGGAAGCTGCGCGACGAGATGTCGGCGGCACAGAAGCCGGAAGGCGGCTCGATCAAGCACGACATCTCCGTGCCCGTCGCCGCCGTGCCCGCCTTCATCGCCGAGGCCGATGCTGCCGTGGTGAAGCTGATCCCCGGCGCGCGGCCGGTGCCGTTCGGCCATCTCGGCGACGGCAATCTGCACTACAATGTCAGCCAGCCGGTCGGCGTCAACAGTGCGGACTTCCTCGCCCGCTGGCACGAGATGAACGCGGTCGTGTTCGAGATCGTGCTGCGCATGGGTGGCTCGATCTCGGCCGAGCACGGCATCGGCGTGCTCAAGCGCGACGAGCTGCCCGAGGTAAAGGACAAGACCGCGATCGAGCTGATGCGGTCGATCAAGGCGATGCTCGATCCGCTGGGAATCATGAATCCGGGGAAGGTGCTGTGA
- a CDS encoding GNAT family acetyltransferase: MSALTIDAITDADIEPVVALWQRCGLTRPWNDPHADIALARRRDNSTVLLGRDNGATVATIMVGHDGHRGWVYYVAVDPDRQKRGYGRVIMTAAEDWLRAAGILKLQLLVRRENAQANAFYQSLGFEESTSVMFQKWLDGRATTSSN; the protein is encoded by the coding sequence GTGAGCGCCCTTACGATCGATGCCATCACGGATGCCGACATCGAGCCCGTCGTCGCGCTGTGGCAGCGCTGCGGCCTGACCCGGCCCTGGAACGATCCGCATGCCGACATCGCGCTGGCGCGGCGCCGCGACAATTCCACCGTGCTGCTCGGCCGCGACAATGGCGCGACCGTCGCCACAATCATGGTCGGCCATGACGGCCATCGCGGCTGGGTCTATTACGTCGCCGTCGATCCCGACCGCCAGAAGCGCGGCTACGGCCGCGTCATCATGACAGCGGCCGAGGACTGGCTGCGCGCGGCCGGAATTCTCAAGCTCCAGCTCCTGGTCCGGCGCGAAAACGCGCAGGCCAATGCGTTCTACCAGTCACTGGGCTTCGAGGAATCCACCTCGGTGATGTTCCAGAAGTGGCTCGACGGCCGCGCCACGACTTCAAGCAACTGA
- a CDS encoding NUDIX domain-containing protein, producing the protein MTISDRVRIKDVRVLSDNWTPLKNTTLEYRRANGEWQTQHRETYERDNAAAVLPYNRARRTVILVRQFRLPAYIRGYDDLLIEAAAGVLDDAAPEVRIRAEAEEETGYRLHDVHKVFEAFMSPGAITEKLHFFVAEYEPEMRVSNGGGLEHEGEDIEVLELSIDEALAMIADGRIIDAKAIMLLQYVALQVFR; encoded by the coding sequence ATGACCATTTCCGACCGTGTCCGCATCAAGGACGTCCGCGTGCTCTCCGACAATTGGACTCCCCTGAAGAACACCACGCTCGAGTACCGGCGCGCCAATGGCGAGTGGCAGACGCAGCACCGCGAGACCTATGAGCGCGACAACGCCGCGGCCGTGCTGCCCTACAACCGCGCCCGGCGCACGGTGATCCTGGTGCGCCAGTTCCGTCTGCCCGCCTATATCCGCGGCTACGACGATCTGCTGATCGAAGCGGCCGCCGGCGTGCTCGACGATGCCGCCCCCGAGGTGCGCATCCGCGCCGAGGCCGAGGAGGAAACCGGTTATCGCCTGCACGACGTCCACAAGGTGTTCGAGGCCTTCATGAGCCCCGGCGCCATCACCGAGAAGCTGCACTTCTTCGTCGCCGAATACGAGCCGGAGATGCGGGTCAGCAACGGCGGCGGCCTCGAACATGAGGGCGAGGACATCGAGGTGCTGGAGCTTTCCATCGACGAGGCGCTGGCGATGATCGCAGACGGCCGCATCATCGACGCCAAGGCGATCATGCTGCTTCAGTATGTGGCACTGCAGGTGTTCAGGTAG